AAGCTAAGCGTCATATCCCTATGCACATGGCAGACTGGGAAGAGAAACTTGACTCATTTTTGCGGTTTACCGGCCGGGAAGTATTGAATAACTATGGAACTATAACTGCAGAAATTGCAAAACAACTGGCGGAGAATGAATATGAAAAATTCGATGCTCACCGCAAAATGCTTGCTAAGACCGATGTCAAGCAGCTTGAAAACCATGTAAAATCAATTGGACGGGAGAAAAATCATGAAGTTCCAATTTAAAATACAGCAATATCAAACCGACGCCGTCAACAGCGTCGTAAACATATTTGCAGGGCAGCCCTTTTCAGACCGTGTCAGTTATGTGCGAGATTTGGGCATTAACAAGAAACATCAGTATACCCAAATATCCTTGTTTAACGAGCCTGGCTCTCCGGATGATGATGTAGCCATCGGCTTTGAAAACGCCCGGCTTACGCTTTCCCCCGGGCAGCTTCTGCAAAACATCCGCAACATGCAGGCCCGCAACAACATAAAGCAGTCCGAGACTTTGGTCAGCCACCTGGGGGCCTGCAGCCTAGACGTGGAAATGGAAACCGGCACAGGCAAAACCTATGTCTACATAAAGACCATTTTTGAACTGAATAAGCGTTACGGCTGGAGCAAGTTTATTGTGGTGGTTCCTTCTATTGCTATCCGTGAGGGAGTATATAAGACTTTTCAAATTACCCAGGATCACTTCATGGAGCATTACGGCAAGAAAGCCCGCTTTTTTGTCTACAACAGCCAAAATTTGACCGAACTTGACAACTTCAGTGCCAGCAGCGGGATAAACGTCATGATTATCAATATCCAGGCCTTTAATACATCATTGAAAGAGGATGCCAGGAGCAAGGAAGCCCGCCGCATTTATGAAAAACTGGATGAATTCGGCAGCCGCAGGCCTATTGACGTCATAAAGGCCAATCGCCCCATCCTCATTCTGGATGAGCCGCAGAAAATGGGCGGAGACAAGACCCAGAAAGCACTGGCTAATTTTAATCCCCTGTTCTGCCTGAACTACTCGGCCACCCATGTCCAGCACCATAACCTGGTCTATGTCCTGGATGCGGTGGATGCTTACAATAAACGGCTGGTCAAGAAAATCGAGGTCAAAGGATTTGAAGTCAAGAATCTCAGAGGGACCGACAGGTATTTGTTCCTTGAGAATATCATTATCTCGCCCAAAAAGCCGCCGATGGCCAAAATCAAGCTGGAGATTGAACACAAAAAATCTGTCAATATCAAGCGCGAAGCGCGCATCCTCGGTGTGGGCGACGACCTTTATGTTGAATCCAACGAAATGGAACAGTATAAGGGGTACGTTATCAGCGATATTGACCCCATACGCGGTACTGTAACCTTTACCAACGGTGTGGTATTGTCCCGGGGAGAGGTTATCGGTGATGTTTCCGAAAAGGACATGCGCCGGATCCAAATCCGGGAGACCATTATTTCGCATTTTGAAAAGGAAAAACACCTGTTTGAACTGGGCATCAAGACCCTTTCCCTGTTCTTTATAGACGAAGTGGCCAAGTACCGTAAGTATAACGAGGCTGGGGAAGAAGTCAACTCCGAATACGGAGAAATGTTCGAGCAGGAGTATATCAGCGTGCTGAACGATTACATCACTCTTGAAGACACGCCTTACGTCCGTTACCTGAAAAGCATTGATCCCGCCAAAACCCACGCGGGGTATTTCAGCATTGACAAGCACGGCCGCAAGGTGGACAGTCCTACCAAACGGGGAAGTGATGAAAGCGACGACATTTCCGCCTATGACCTGATTCTTAAAGATAAAGAACGCCTCTTAAGCTTTGATGAACCGGTGCGCTTTATCTTTTCCCACTCGGCCCTGCGGGAAGGCTGGGACAACCCCAATGTTTTTCAGATCTGCACATTGAAGCACGGCGGCGCAAGCCCCACCCAAAAGCGCCAGGAAGTGGGCCGCGGCCTGCGCCTGTGTGTAAACCAAAGAGGAGAACGGATGGACGTGGAAAAGTGCGCCGATTCCGTCCACTCCATCAACGTGCTGACGGTTATCGCCAGCGAAGGCTATAAAAATTTTGTCGCCGATTTGCAGACCGGCATCAAAGAGGCCTTGTATGAACGGCCCACAAAAGCAACGGTGGAATATTTTACAGGCAAGACCGTTATGGTCGGAGAGAAAACGCATGTACTTAATATGCAAGAGGCCAGGGACATCTACCGCTATCTCATTAAGAACGATTATATTGACAACAACGACGGCATTACGGAAGCATACCGGACAGACCTGGAAAACAACTGTTTGGCTCCGCTGCCTGAACCCCTCGCGCCCTTTGGTGAAGGTGTGCATGCGTTGATCCAGAGTGTGTTTGACGAGAGCGTCTTAAGCAGGATGATAGAAAACGGCAACAAGACCAAAATTCCGGAAAACGCCCTTAACGAGAATTTCTATAAAAAGGAATTTCAGACCCTCTGGAATTATATTAACCGTCAGTATGCCTACACAGTCGAGTTTGACAGCCGGGAACTCATAGAAAAAGCCATTAAACATATCAATGAAAACATGTATGTTTCCCAGCTTCAATACACGGTTACCGTCGGCAGGCAGGCAGACGAGCTGGACGGGAACGCCATTGCCCTCGGAAACAGCTTTGTCCGGGAAAATGCCAGGACGGAAACCCTGAAGCACGCTGCAACAAGCCAGATAAAATACGACTTGATAGGTAAAATTGCCGAAGGCACCACTCTCACCCGACGCACGGTCGCGGCAATACTGGCAGGCCTTGAAAAGCCGGTATTTGCATGCTTTAAGCAGAATCCTGAAGAGTTCATTGCCAAAGCAATACGCTTAATAAAAGAACAAAAAGCCACCATGATTGTAGAGCATATTTCTTATGACCAGATTGAAAAGCAGTATGACAGCAGCATTTTCACCGCTGAAAAAGGAACGGGCGATTTTGCAAAAGCATTCCGGGCAAAGAAAAACATCCAGGATTATGTATTTACAGACGGAACCGCTGAAAAGAGCGTCGAACGCCGCTTTGCGGAAGATATGGACAAAGCCGATGAAGTCTGTGTCTATGCCAAGCTGCCGAAAGGCTTTGCTATTCCTACTCCGGTGGGCAACTACTCGCCGGACTGGGCGATTGCCTTTTATGAAGGTACGGTAAAACACATTTACTTCATAGCTGAGACCAAAGGGACAATGGAAAGCTTAAATTTGCGTCCTATCGAGCAGGCCAAAATAAAATGCGCCAGGAAACTTTTCAATCAGCTGTCCACAAGCAAGGTCAAGTATCATGATGTAGACAGTTATCAGAGCCTGCTAAATATTATGGGAAAATTATAAGGACAATATGTTCATTATTTCATTATGCAGTGGTAAAAAAAGGGATTTTAGTGCTTTTAACAAAATATTAATATATGAAATGTATACAAAAATGGACCGAACGAGATATTTATGTCGGTAAAGTTGATGAGAAAGACTATTTATATAAGTGGTATGACAAGCACTAAAGGTGAAGCTGAAATAGAAAATAACTAAACAAATATGACGGTATTATTTTGATGTTGTTGTAAATAACAATTAAATTATCCGTGATAAGGACAAACCTGTCAAAAGACAGGGACGCAAAGCCATAGGGTCTAAGGTGCTATTAAGCACTATGATAACCTTGCTGCCGCATATTATATTACGTGCAATACCTGCCCTTTCTTAAGGAGCAGGTTTTTTTGTGAGCAGTAAAGGAATTAATTACTAATTTGAGATTATAAGGTATATATTTCGACAAAATATCACTGTCATATTGATGATGCCGTTATCAAGATTTTTGTTTTTCGTTTTAAGTGAGTGAGGTGCTTATAGATGAAAAACGAATTTGTGTTAAAGAAGCTAAAATAGCAGAAATAAAGGATTATAGAAACTATATCTATGCTGATATTGGTTTCTCCAAAATGGATATTTACCCTCCATCCCTATGGTATAAATTACGTCCTCCATTTATCCCTCAATCCAATACGTGCCGAATAATCCGGAAAACCGCAATTTGTAAAAAGCAAATTGCGGTTTTCTTATTGACAAAAAAACTATATTTTCGACTAATATGCCGAAAAATCCATTTCTTTTATAAGCAACTTTTTGAATTGGACAAGCCCGACTTTATTACATATTTGAGATACTCATCATGGTGCCGCTCTCCCCCTCTGTTTTGGTTTTTCTACTAAAAAAATCAAAACGGAGGTTCATATATGATAAGAATCAATTTGCGGGATTACTACCCGTTCTATAAATCTGACTTTTTTGTTGAAGTGACAAATGAAATTTTAGAACTATTTAAACAGCTTAGCCGAAAGGAACATGCAGACTTTGAGCGCAGACGTGTCTACAAAGCATACTATTCCCTTGATGCTGACGACGGTATTGAAAAGGATGTCATCTTGTTGGTTTTATCCCCGGAAGAAATCTATGAGCGCAAAATGAGCAAGCAGGAGTTGTATGCCGCTATCAACAGCATGCCGGAAAAACAGGCAAAGCGTATCTACGCCCATTTCTTCCTTGACATGAGCAAAGCGGAAATAGCCAGAATTGAAGGCGTGAGCAAATCTGCTGTTACACATTCCATTGAGCAAGGCTTAAAAAGCATAGAAAAATTTTTAAAAAATAATTCAAGGTGCGAGCGATCGATACCCGTGCAATAAATAAATGCTGGTTACACTTAAGGCGATGACACATACGGAGGGATAATGATACTTGCGCATAGTCGAGGTTAGGTCCCAGAGTGCGCCCCGGTCGTTGACGGGGAGGTGGAATTCCTATGAGGACGGTCAACCGCTGTCCGCCGTATAAACCCATAATTATATATAAATATAAAAACCAAGACAGAGACGCAGACTAAGGGTGCGCCACATTGTACGAGCATATATGCACACCCAAATAATGGCGTACCCTTAATTCTGCATGTTTAACATTGCATAGAAAGGGGATGATACTTTGTTAAAGAGTAATGAGGCATATAAACTGGTCTTTCGGGAATATCCGGATGTAGTGAACGTAGAACAAATGTGCGAAATGCTTGGAGGTATCAGCACAAAAACCGGATACCGTCTTTTGAAACAAAATAAAATCAAGCATTTTAAGATAGGCAGATCCTATAAAATTCCGAAGCTCCATATTTTTGAATACTTAGACGTCGTACAGGAATCTAATGCGTAAAATTTTGTTTGCACATTTGCACTATATTATAAAGCCTGCTACACTCTAATCGTCAGTGGTAGGTGAATTTGAACTGTTACTTTTCAAGGAGGTTAATTATTATGGTAGCAGGACATCTACGGGAAAAAAACGGGTATTTCCATATTATCCTCAACTATAAAGATATTTATGGAAAACGCCAAACAAAGTCCATCAGCACAGGACTTCCCATAAAGGGTAACAAAAAACGTGCCGAAGCGATGCTTTTGAAAATCAGGAAAGAGTTTAACCCCGATACTGCAATGAGTAACAAAAACGCTTTGTTTGCAGACTTCCTATCAAAGTGGCTGAAAGATGTTATAAACAAAGTGGATGCTGAAACATATGCACTCTACTCATACGATGTTAAAAACTGCATCATCCCTTACTTTAAGAATACCGCCATTAAGCTATCAGAAATGAAGCAGAGGGATATAGAAAGCTACTATCAGTATGAGAAAACAGAAAACAGTGTATCAAACAGTACCCTTCTCCAATATCACGAAGCCATCAAAGAAGCCTTGCAATACGCTGTGGAGCTTGAATTGATTCGGGATAATCCGGCGGACAGAGTGAACCCGACCTCTGGTGAAGTACAGATATTGTTTACCGAC
This is a stretch of genomic DNA from Petroclostridium xylanilyticum. It encodes these proteins:
- a CDS encoding type III restriction-modification system endonuclease, which produces MKFQFKIQQYQTDAVNSVVNIFAGQPFSDRVSYVRDLGINKKHQYTQISLFNEPGSPDDDVAIGFENARLTLSPGQLLQNIRNMQARNNIKQSETLVSHLGACSLDVEMETGTGKTYVYIKTIFELNKRYGWSKFIVVVPSIAIREGVYKTFQITQDHFMEHYGKKARFFVYNSQNLTELDNFSASSGINVMIINIQAFNTSLKEDARSKEARRIYEKLDEFGSRRPIDVIKANRPILILDEPQKMGGDKTQKALANFNPLFCLNYSATHVQHHNLVYVLDAVDAYNKRLVKKIEVKGFEVKNLRGTDRYLFLENIIISPKKPPMAKIKLEIEHKKSVNIKREARILGVGDDLYVESNEMEQYKGYVISDIDPIRGTVTFTNGVVLSRGEVIGDVSEKDMRRIQIRETIISHFEKEKHLFELGIKTLSLFFIDEVAKYRKYNEAGEEVNSEYGEMFEQEYISVLNDYITLEDTPYVRYLKSIDPAKTHAGYFSIDKHGRKVDSPTKRGSDESDDISAYDLILKDKERLLSFDEPVRFIFSHSALREGWDNPNVFQICTLKHGGASPTQKRQEVGRGLRLCVNQRGERMDVEKCADSVHSINVLTVIASEGYKNFVADLQTGIKEALYERPTKATVEYFTGKTVMVGEKTHVLNMQEARDIYRYLIKNDYIDNNDGITEAYRTDLENNCLAPLPEPLAPFGEGVHALIQSVFDESVLSRMIENGNKTKIPENALNENFYKKEFQTLWNYINRQYAYTVEFDSRELIEKAIKHINENMYVSQLQYTVTVGRQADELDGNAIALGNSFVRENARTETLKHAATSQIKYDLIGKIAEGTTLTRRTVAAILAGLEKPVFACFKQNPEEFIAKAIRLIKEQKATMIVEHISYDQIEKQYDSSIFTAEKGTGDFAKAFRAKKNIQDYVFTDGTAEKSVERRFAEDMDKADEVCVYAKLPKGFAIPTPVGNYSPDWAIAFYEGTVKHIYFIAETKGTMESLNLRPIEQAKIKCARKLFNQLSTSKVKYHDVDSYQSLLNIMGKL
- a CDS encoding sigma factor-like helix-turn-helix DNA-binding protein, with product MIRINLRDYYPFYKSDFFVEVTNEILELFKQLSRKEHADFERRRVYKAYYSLDADDGIEKDVILLVLSPEEIYERKMSKQELYAAINSMPEKQAKRIYAHFFLDMSKAEIARIEGVSKSAVTHSIEQGLKSIEKFLKNNSRCERSIPVQ
- a CDS encoding helix-turn-helix domain-containing protein produces the protein MLKSNEAYKLVFREYPDVVNVEQMCEMLGGISTKTGYRLLKQNKIKHFKIGRSYKIPKLHIFEYLDVVQESNA